The DNA segment AATTCGTTCAAATCAAGTTTTCGATCAATATGATCTTCGGCTGGGGAAGGAAAACCAGCTGAAACACCGCTTGTGAAAAGCGGACGAACGTCCATGGTTTTTTGATCGACTTCTAAAACGGTGGCAGATGAGGCGTCTGTTTTCATGTCGGGAACATTATCATAAAACCCTGAAAAGATATTGTGAGAAATCTTCTCGTTGCCATTAATCTGTCAGTTCACCGGTCATTTTGCTCTAGCCGGTATCGTCCTCCCACTCCCTTCTTCGCCCACCTCGACACGTCATTTCCCTACTTTTCAGAGAGATATTATCACTAAAGATGCCCATGACCAGGGCATGGCCACCAACCCGCTGAATCACTAAGCATCACGCATCTATCCCCCGTGGATCCGGATACTTTTTGATTTTTGTATATATATTTGTATAGCATAATATACATACAAACCTATATCGTTTCCCGTAATGCTTTCAAAAGCTTTTCTCCCGTTGTACTCGTCCCCAACACTATCAAGGCACGAATTGCAGCAGTTTCACTGATGTGCCGGTGACTCTCCTTGTTCATAGTCGCGGTAATCTCTTTAAGCCTGGCAATGTCATCATCATAAAGTCGGTATGCCTTCAACGATGGTTTTTTTCTTAAAGGCACCAAATCGAGACGTTCTGTGGAATCAATTTTTGACTCAGTTGCTTGAGCCAGCTTGGATTGTCCTGTGATTTTTTTAGTTGCCATATCTCAGAATCTCCTCGGTAAGTTCTTTGAAATCTTCGGCACCGCAAGATCTTGGGTCAAAAACCATCACAGGTTCATTGTTCATTTGCGCTTGGTTAATGGCTTCATTTCTACGGATCACGGTTTTTAAAAGATTCTTCCTGTATGGTTCCAATTGTTCTTCGACAAATACATTGGAGAGCTTGTTGCGGGCGTCACGGGCATTTCTCAAAATCATATATTTAAAGTCGCTCGATTCTTTCACATCCTCGATCGACTTGAAAAGGTCGGCAATACCATCCAAGGAATAACGTCCGTAAATAGTCGGGATTAAAATCATGTCGGAGGTATAGATGGCATTGATCGTGAGTACGTTAACCGTTGGTGGACAGTCGATGATGATGAAATCGAGATCCTTTTCGATTTTTTTCAAATGATTATGGAGAAGCTTTTCCCTGTGGATTTTCATTGTGATCTGTTCGGCGGTAATGGCCAGATGGATATTGGAAGGGATAATAAAAAGATTTTCAACTGG comes from the Desulforhopalus sp. genome and includes:
- a CDS encoding ParA family protein, whose amino-acid sequence is MKIIILNQKGGAGKSTISTNMAYCLAISGKKTLLIDMDPQAHSSVIFCTDIPRNQTVGELLSSKSCKIDNVIRQAVIGENEEPVENLFIIPSNIHLAITAEQITMKIHREKLLHNHLKKIEKDLDFIIIDCPPTVNVLTINAIYTSDMILIPTIYGRYSLDGIADLFKSIEDVKESSDFKYMILRNARDARNKLSNVFVEEQLEPYRKNLLKTVIRRNEAINQAQMNNEPVMVFDPRSCGAEDFKELTEEILRYGN